The Brevibacillus brevis genome contains a region encoding:
- a CDS encoding helix-turn-helix domain-containing protein, whose product MQKSKPKEAAQLSNHAFTLMVDQAKNGDNEALLMVLEEMEPEINNLASFLKLPKEEGIQEITTRFIEKIRG is encoded by the coding sequence ATGCAAAAGTCGAAGCCTAAAGAAGCTGCACAATTATCTAATCACGCATTCACTTTAATGGTTGATCAGGCAAAAAATGGGGACAACGAGGCGCTACTGATGGTCTTGGAAGAAATGGAACCTGAAATTAACAACTTGGCAAGCTTTCTTAAACTTCCAAAGGAAGAGGGGATTCAAGAGATTACGACGCGGTTTATTGAGAAAATTAGAGGGTGA
- a CDS encoding N-acetylmuramoyl-L-alanine amidase, with translation MNMTIKGARVVDVRASLPRHKTLKYGRRKLTDIRSAAMHHSATKSGSPEAFARYHVGTNGWPGIAYHFVIQKDGVIYWCNDPETISYHVGNSNRHALGICLVGDFRTQQPTAAQLDAANRLIQHLQVQIPTMKQVFGHQEYPGYAWKNCPAFPMGTFRTNYSQFLQKAVGKVDKIKQVQVAISLNGSLLSVTGFLQDGVSMLPVRAVANAAGGKVDWIAATQDVRVNGKDLNEKLISGSAYAPARELATALGLQVEWNGQNKIVKLTGGA, from the coding sequence ATGAATATGACTATTAAAGGCGCGCGCGTCGTCGACGTTCGCGCCTCTTTACCACGCCACAAAACACTAAAGTATGGACGGCGTAAGCTGACTGATATCCGATCAGCAGCTATGCATCATTCAGCTACAAAAAGTGGGTCGCCAGAGGCGTTCGCACGCTATCATGTTGGAACTAACGGATGGCCGGGAATTGCCTATCATTTTGTGATTCAAAAAGATGGGGTGATTTACTGGTGTAACGATCCAGAAACAATTTCCTACCACGTAGGCAATAGCAACCGTCATGCACTTGGCATTTGTCTCGTAGGTGATTTCCGGACACAGCAACCAACCGCAGCACAACTTGATGCAGCGAATCGCCTGATCCAGCACTTGCAGGTACAGATTCCTACCATGAAACAGGTGTTTGGTCACCAGGAGTACCCCGGCTACGCGTGGAAAAACTGTCCTGCATTCCCGATGGGCACATTCCGAACAAATTACTCACAATTCTTGCAAAAAGCTGTGGGTAAAGTGGATAAGATCAAGCAAGTCCAGGTTGCAATCAGCCTGAATGGATCGTTGTTATCAGTGACTGGTTTCCTACAGGATGGTGTATCCATGCTACCTGTCAGAGCGGTAGCCAATGCTGCTGGTGGAAAAGTGGATTGGATCGCGGCTACCCAAGATGTGCGTGTTAACGGCAAAGACCTAAACGAAAAGCTCATTTCGGGATCGGCATACGCTCCAGCTCGTGAGCTAGCTACTGCACTTGGCTTACAAGTGGAATGGAATGGTCAGAATAAAATAGTAAAGCTGACAGGGGGCGCATAA
- a CDS encoding phage holin family protein: MKFLQSLENVATPANAWATTAGAIVSPVFHYLYGTNRQDILIVLFFMIVLDWITGISAAKKDQSYSSDYGLSRIPRTMFLFALPALANLLDRVMGTPGFLFYGVTFGLIYHTWTSLTANAHRAGWPMPRSVEKLVGSEIKAKAERAARKEQK; the protein is encoded by the coding sequence ATGAAATTTCTTCAAAGCCTAGAAAACGTAGCAACCCCAGCAAACGCTTGGGCGACAACAGCGGGTGCAATCGTATCGCCCGTTTTTCATTATCTATATGGAACGAACCGCCAAGACATCCTGATTGTGCTCTTTTTCATGATTGTCTTGGATTGGATCACAGGCATTTCCGCAGCAAAAAAAGATCAATCCTACTCATCTGATTATGGGTTGTCCAGAATCCCACGCACAATGTTCCTCTTTGCTCTACCAGCCTTAGCAAATCTCTTAGATCGCGTCATGGGCACGCCAGGTTTTTTGTTTTATGGAGTAACGTTCGGTCTCATTTACCACACGTGGACAAGCCTGACAGCAAATGCACATCGAGCTGGCTGGCCAATGCCAAGGTCGGTTGAAAAATTGGTAGGATCGGAAATCAAAGCGAAAGCAGAGCGAGCTGCAAGAAAGGAGCAGAAATAA
- a CDS encoding CD1375 family protein, producing MMVVKYMIPVYAYLVKCGWSLEPNGMEAEKVIPEPYRLPVAEHLATTQTT from the coding sequence ATGATGGTGGTAAAATATATGATTCCGGTTTATGCCTACTTAGTAAAATGCGGCTGGTCACTAGAACCGAATGGGATGGAAGCAGAAAAAGTAATTCCGGAACCCTACCGCTTACCTGTTGCTGAACACTTAGCTACAACACAAACAACTTAA